In a genomic window of Festucalex cinctus isolate MCC-2025b chromosome 11, RoL_Fcin_1.0, whole genome shotgun sequence:
- the casp10 gene encoding caspase-8 encodes MSTKDMDFQTLLFRAGNALTKDEVRALVFLCTELLQGSRSASVNTAKDLFSILGKQDHLTAERPQLLTELLVTIERKSLIRHLDLQMPTTDLIPSYRKLLYNLAMDLTVKDLDDVKFLLETKIPSAKLDNCQSILDVFVEMEHMDLLSNTNLTLLEEIISKVLPVWSQKIVKFKEDWSKTESAACHLSVPEEMPPPESKSYYVEPNQVNPSSEPQIPRSEVASEDRVPDDHEDLSCRLRGLTTQESSCVDARVIRDPEQTSFSTELSTNTSDEVVGTYSMNSAKRGICLIVNNFDFKEEKSSLGPRDGTMLDEGCLKKVFEWLGFEVQIQRDCDREKILLLIRELSNIDHSQMDCLVCCVLSHGFEGGVYGVDGSTVKLTEIMIPLNGLGCHSLVGKPKLFFIQACQGPAKQTAVSLRCDGPTDTNLIHDPATLKISIPCDADFLLAVASIPSSVSYRDKKCGTWFIQALCQNLIKMVPRNCHLVDILTKVNDDVSQMTDRLGIKKQMSHYDSRLRKNVIFPVLEDPSPELP; translated from the exons ATGTCCACAAAG GATATGGATTTCCAGACGCTGCTTTTTAGGGCAGGAAATGCCTTGACAAAAGATGAGGTCAGAGCTTTGGTGTTCCTTTGCACTGAACTGTTGCAAGGTTCACGCTCAGCCTCGGTGAACACGGCCAAAGATCTTTTCTCCATCCTGGGCAAGCAGGACCACCTCACAGCTGAAAGACCTCAGCTGCTCACCGAGTTGCTCGTTACTATCGAACGAAAGAGTCTCATCCGACACTTGGACCTCCAAATGCCGACCACGGACCTCATCCCTTCTTACAG GAAACTGTTGTACAACCTTGCGATGGACCTTACCGTTAAAGACTTGGATGATGTGAAATTCCTGCTGGAAACAAAGATTCCATCAGCAAAACTGGACAACTGT CAATCAATTCTGGATGTCTTCGTGGAAATGGAGCACATGGACCTTCTCAGCAACACCAACTTGACCTTATTGGAAGAAATCATTTCGAAAGTGCTCCCGGTGTGGAGCCAAAAGATTGTCAAGTTTAAGGAAGATTGGAGTAAGACAGAATCAGCAG CTTGTCACCTCTCTGTACCTGAGGAGATGCCACCTCCGGAATCCAAGTCCTATTATGTTGAACCAAATCAA GTCAACCCGTCCTCTGAGCCTCAGATTCCTCGCTCGG AGGTTGCGAGTGAGGACCGGGTTCCAGATGACCATGAGGACCTGTCATGTCGACTGAGAGGATTGACCACTCAAGAAAGTAGCTGTGTCGATGCACGAG TGATAAGAGATCCTGAGCAAACCTCTTTTAGCACAGAATTGTCAACAAACACAAGTGACGAG GTTGTGGGAACCTATTCCATGAATTCAGCAAAGCGTGGAATCTGCCTAATAGTTAACAACTTTGACTTCAAGGAAGAGAAATCGTCCCTTGGGCCACGGGACGGGACCATGCTTGATGAAG GTTGTCTGAAGAAGGTGTTTGAATGGCTCGGCTTTGAGGTCCAAATCCAGCGTGACTGCGACAGGGAAAAGATTCTCTTATTAATACGGGAGCTCAGCAACATCGACCACAGCCAAATGGACTGCTTGGTGTGCTGCGTGCTCAGCCACGGGTTTGAGGGTGGCGTGTACGGCGTGGACGGCAGCACCGTCAAACTCACGGAGATCATGATACCACTCAACGGATTGGGGTGCCACTCTTTAGTGGGGAAACCCAAATtgtttttcatccaggcatGCCAGGGTCCTGCCAAACAGACCGCCGTTTCCTTGCGGTGTGACGGCCCAACAGACACCAACTTGATCCACGATCCCGCAACACTAAAAATATCCATCCCGTGTGACGCGGACTTTCTTCTGGCTGTGGCATCCATCCCATCGTCTGTTTCTTACAGAGATAAGAAGTGTGGCACTTGGTTTATTCAAGCTTTGTGCCAAAACCTGATCAAAATGGTACCCAG GAATTGTCACCTGGTGGATATCCTGACCAAAGTGAATGATGATGTGAGCCAGATGACTGACCGGTTGGGCATCAAGAAGCAGATGTCTCATTATGACTCCCGTCTCAGGAAGAATGTCATCTTTCCCGTTCTTGAAGATCCTTCTCCTGAACTTCCTTGA
- the LOC144030968 gene encoding protein FAM237A-like: MMAPLALNKPAATMLVLSCVCALPLHGQVDPRLVDPLTVPRANPQCWDSASARLLELRSPRVADTVAGFWDLMEVLRASDNGKHTALFWDLARVFWEIYLDCVMSRSHGLGRRQVTSVHSLTTEWSFKFDSSGANWRLWLSFRVRHKGHIKTTKSKTT, from the exons ATG ATGGCCCCGCTGGCACTCAACAAGCCGGCGGCCACAATGTTGGTGCTGAGCTGCGTGTGCGCGTTGCCCCTGCACGGTCAGGTGGACCCGCGGCTGGTGGACCCCCTGACGGTGCCCCGCGCCAACCCGCAGTGCTGGGACTCGGCGTCGGCTCGGCTCCTGGAGCTGCGCTCGCCAAGGGTGGCCGACACGGTGGCCGGCTTCTGGGACCTGATGGAGGTGCTCCGGGCGTCGGACAACGGCAAACACACGGCCCTCTTCTGGGACCTGGCTCGGGTCTTCTGGGAAATCTACCTGGACTGCGTCATGTCCAGGAGCCACGGCCTCGGACGAAGACAAGTCACCAGCGTGCACTCCCTCACCACGGAGT GGTCGTTCAAGTTCGACAGCTCAGGAGCGAACTGGAGGTTGTGGCTCAGCTTCCGGGTGAGACACAAAGGTCATATCAAAACCACGAAGAGCAAAACTACTTGA
- the prkra gene encoding interferon-inducible double-stranded RNA-dependent protein kinase activator A homolog: MSQEMYEAVVTSTSDSSPNTDAVPRANAAGKTPIQMLHEYGAKHGKIPVYVLERAEGEAHQPSFVFSVTVGDVCCKGEGPSKKAAKHVAAEDALRILQVDAAAVSLPVKPESNGVAAESNGHPNSVGTLQELSLQRGWRLPEYTALMETGPPHRREFTITCTMESLSETASAGSKKAAKKAAAEKMVAKLQSLSGSAEITWTPKPRVQFENLKNSSAEKISFLRRNPLSIPNTDYIQLMAELSKEQNFDVAYLDIDELTANGQYQCLVELSTSPVTVCHGTGISRSNAHNTAAHSALQYVKIMAAAK, translated from the exons ATGTCGCAGGAAATGTACGAGGCTGTCGTCACGTCTACGTCTGACTCGAG CCCAAATACAGATGCAGTCCCAAGGGCCAACGCCGCCGGCAAGACCCCAATCCAGATGCTGCACGAGTACGGCGCCAAACATGGCAAAATCCCCGTCTACGTGCTGGAGAGAGCTGAAGGCGAGGCCCACCAGCCGAGCTTCGTGTTCAGTGTGACCGTAGGAGATGTCTGCTGCAAAG GTGAAGGTCCCAGTAAAAAAGCAGCGAAACACGTGGCTGCTGAGGATGCGCTACGCATCTTACAGGTGGACGCGGCTGCTGT GAGCCTCCCCGTGAAGCCCGAGAGTAACGGTGTCGCAGCAGAATCAAATGGCCACCCGAACTCAGTGGGCACACTGCAG GAGCTGTCCTTGCAGAGGGGCTGGCGTCTTCCCGAGTACACGGCGCTAATGGAGACCGGCCCGCCTCACAGGCGAGAATTCACCATCACCTGCACGATGGAGTCCCTGTCAGAGACGG CTTCCGCAGGATCCAAAAAGGCGGCAAAGAAGGCGGCTGCCGAGAAGATGGTGGCCAAGCTTCAGAGTCTCTCAGGCTCTGCGGAAATCACATGG ACGCCTAAACCGAGGGTGCAATTCGAGAATCTCAAGAACTCGTCGGCTGAGAAGATCTCCTTCCTGAGGAGGAACCCGCTGAGCATCCCCAACACGGACTACATTCAGCTGATGGCCGAGCTGTCCAAGGAGCAAAACTTTGACGTCGCCTATTTGGACATCG ACGAGTTGACGGCTAACGGGCAGTACCAGTGCCTGGTGGAGCTGTCCACCTCCCCCGTCACCGTGTGCCACGGCACGGGCATCTCCCGCAGCAACGCGCACAACACTGCCGCGCACAGCGCCCTCCAGTACGTCAAGATCATGGCCGCCGCTAAGTAA